In Bradyrhizobium sp. CCBAU 051011, the following are encoded in one genomic region:
- a CDS encoding UDP-glucose/GDP-mannose dehydrogenase family protein, which produces MRIAMIGTGYVGLVSGACFADFGHRVTCVDKDAGKIEALRRGEIPIFEPGLDALVASNVKANRLDFTTDLTAPVAEADAVFIAVGTPSRRGDGHADLTYVYSAAREIAAVLSGFTVVVTKSTVPVGTGDEVERLIREANPSADVVVASNPEFLREGAAIRDFKFPDRIVVGTDDERGRKVLGDVYRPLSLNQAPVMFTARRTAELIKYAANAFLATKITFINEIADLSEKVGADVQQVARGIGLDNRIGSKFLHAGPGFGGSCFPKDTRALVKIAQDHDVQLRIVEAVLGVNDIRKRAMARKVSSAAGNLRGKTVAVLGLTFKPDTDDMREAPSIPLVTGLLDMGAKVRAHDPVGMEQAKKELPEIEYCDDPYECVKGADAMVIVTEWVQFRALDLERIKGAMAQPVVVDLRNIYRPEDMAAHGFTYESVGRASEPGI; this is translated from the coding sequence ATGCGGATTGCCATGATCGGCACGGGCTATGTGGGGCTGGTATCCGGCGCCTGCTTTGCGGATTTCGGCCACCGGGTCACCTGTGTGGACAAGGATGCCGGCAAGATCGAAGCCCTGCGCAGAGGTGAAATCCCGATTTTCGAGCCCGGGCTCGACGCGCTTGTCGCCTCCAACGTCAAGGCCAACCGGCTGGACTTCACCACCGACCTGACGGCGCCGGTCGCGGAAGCCGATGCCGTTTTCATCGCGGTCGGCACGCCCTCGCGGCGCGGCGATGGCCATGCCGACCTCACTTACGTCTACAGCGCCGCGCGCGAGATCGCCGCAGTGCTCTCGGGCTTTACGGTGGTGGTGACGAAATCGACCGTGCCGGTCGGCACCGGCGACGAGGTCGAGCGGCTGATCCGCGAAGCCAATCCGTCGGCCGATGTGGTGGTCGCCTCCAATCCGGAATTTTTGCGCGAGGGAGCGGCGATCCGCGACTTCAAATTCCCCGACCGCATCGTGGTCGGCACCGACGACGAACGCGGGCGCAAGGTGCTCGGCGACGTCTACCGGCCGCTGTCGCTGAACCAGGCGCCCGTGATGTTTACGGCGCGGCGCACGGCTGAGCTGATCAAATACGCGGCGAACGCGTTCCTCGCCACCAAGATCACCTTCATCAACGAGATTGCCGATCTCTCCGAAAAGGTCGGCGCCGACGTGCAGCAGGTCGCGCGCGGTATCGGGCTCGACAATCGCATCGGCTCGAAATTCCTGCACGCCGGCCCGGGTTTCGGCGGCTCCTGCTTTCCGAAGGATACCCGCGCGCTGGTCAAGATCGCGCAGGATCATGATGTGCAACTGCGCATCGTCGAGGCCGTGCTCGGCGTCAATGACATCAGAAAGCGGGCGATGGCGCGCAAGGTGTCGAGTGCCGCCGGCAACCTGCGCGGCAAGACGGTTGCGGTGCTCGGCCTCACCTTCAAGCCCGACACCGACGACATGCGCGAGGCGCCGTCGATCCCGCTGGTCACCGGCCTGCTCGACATGGGTGCGAAAGTGCGCGCGCACGATCCGGTCGGCATGGAGCAGGCGAAAAAGGAACTGCCCGAGATCGAGTATTGCGACGATCCCTATGAGTGCGTGAAGGGAGCGGACGCCATGGTGATCGTCACCGAATGGGTGCAATTCCGCGCGCTCGACCTGGAGCGTATCAAGGGTGCGATGGCACAGCCCGTCGTGGTCGACCTGCGCAACATCTACCGTCCCGAGGACATGGCTGCGCACGGCTTTACCTATGAGAGCGTGGGGCGGGCGTCTGAGCCCGGAATTTGA
- the hrpB gene encoding ATP-dependent helicase HrpB, with amino-acid sequence MSRTFDTPLPIDAVLDELDRTLAGNNTAVLVAPPGAGKTTRVPLALLEAPWLKNKKIIMLEPRRIAARASAERMARTLGERAGETVGYRVRFGSKISRATRIEVVTEGIFSRQILDDPELNGVAAVLFDEFHERSLDADLGLALARDAQTGLREDLRILVMSATLDGARVGKLLGDAPVVASEGRAFPVETRYLGRKADAPIERQMADAIATALRADPGSVLAFLPGAAEIRRTQNFLAERVHDASVEIVPLFGALDAAVQDRAIAPAPKGTRKVVLATSIAETSLTIEGVRIVVDSGLARVPRYEPDIGLTRLETVRASRAAVDQRRGRAGRTEPGVCYRLWDEPQTASLAAYTQPEILSADLSSLVLDLAQWGVRDPATLAFLDPPPAPALKEANSLLLELGALDGDGRITAEGHSLRALALPPRLARMIVDSHRLGAGEEAAEIAAILTERGLGGDSVDLDVRLDQFRRDRSPRATSARSLAQRWAQQVATTEGAPEEAASPSTGIMLALAFPDRVARNRGNGSFVLANGRGAAVEQASSLARTPYIAVGELTGTAAQGRILLAAPIAQADIETRFADQIENADEISFDRSAMALRARRKRTLHAITLSEAPMALSPSAETARIFAAGLIAAGLDKLPWSKALKQWRDRVMFLRKAGGESWPDLSDAALAAESENWLVPALYDKTSLRDFSPGDLSDALMALLPWELRARLEREAPTHFEAPTGTMLAIDYEAEQGPTIAVRLQELFGLNTHPSIAKGAVPLVLELLSPAQRPVQVTRDLPGFWRGSYAAVRSDLRGRYPRHPWPEDPANAPPTRRVKPRGT; translated from the coding sequence TTGTCCCGCACATTCGACACCCCTCTTCCGATCGACGCGGTGCTCGACGAACTCGATCGCACGCTTGCGGGCAACAACACCGCGGTGCTGGTGGCTCCTCCCGGCGCCGGCAAGACCACGCGGGTGCCGCTGGCGTTGCTCGAGGCACCGTGGCTGAAGAACAAGAAGATCATCATGCTCGAGCCGCGGCGGATCGCGGCGCGGGCCAGCGCGGAGCGGATGGCGCGGACGCTCGGCGAGCGGGCGGGGGAGACCGTCGGCTATCGCGTCCGCTTCGGCTCAAAGATCTCGCGCGCGACCCGGATCGAGGTCGTCACCGAGGGAATCTTCTCGCGGCAGATTCTCGATGACCCTGAATTGAACGGCGTCGCCGCCGTGCTGTTTGACGAATTCCATGAGCGCTCGCTCGATGCCGATCTGGGGCTCGCGCTTGCCCGCGACGCGCAGACCGGCTTGCGCGAAGATCTGCGTATCCTGGTGATGTCGGCAACGCTCGACGGCGCGCGGGTCGGTAAACTGCTCGGCGACGCGCCGGTGGTTGCGAGCGAAGGCCGCGCCTTTCCGGTCGAGACGCGCTATCTCGGCCGCAAGGCGGATGCGCCGATCGAGCGGCAGATGGCGGATGCGATCGCCACCGCGCTGCGTGCCGATCCCGGTTCGGTTTTGGCTTTCCTGCCGGGGGCCGCCGAAATCCGCCGCACGCAGAATTTTCTCGCCGAGCGGGTTCATGATGCGAGTGTGGAAATCGTGCCGCTGTTCGGCGCACTTGATGCAGCCGTGCAGGACCGTGCCATCGCACCGGCGCCGAAAGGAACGCGCAAGGTCGTGCTGGCAACATCGATTGCCGAGACTTCGCTGACCATCGAGGGCGTCCGCATCGTCGTCGATTCCGGCTTGGCGCGGGTGCCGCGCTATGAGCCCGATATTGGCCTGACGCGCCTGGAAACCGTGCGCGCCTCGCGCGCCGCGGTCGATCAGCGCCGCGGCCGCGCCGGCCGCACCGAGCCCGGTGTCTGCTACCGGCTATGGGACGAGCCGCAGACCGCGTCGCTTGCCGCTTACACCCAGCCGGAAATTCTCTCGGCCGATCTTTCCTCGCTGGTGCTCGATCTCGCGCAATGGGGCGTCCGCGATCCCGCAACGCTGGCGTTTCTCGACCCCCCGCCTGCGCCGGCATTGAAAGAGGCCAACAGCCTGCTCCTCGAACTCGGCGCGCTTGACGGCGATGGCCGGATCACCGCGGAAGGCCACAGCCTGCGGGCGTTGGCGCTGCCGCCGCGGCTGGCGCGCATGATCGTGGATTCGCATCGGCTGGGGGCGGGCGAAGAGGCGGCCGAAATCGCGGCGATCCTGACCGAGCGCGGGCTCGGCGGCGACAGCGTCGATCTCGACGTCAGGCTCGACCAATTCCGCCGCGACCGCTCGCCCCGCGCGACCAGCGCCCGCAGCCTGGCGCAGCGCTGGGCGCAACAAGTGGCGACGACGGAGGGGGCGCCCGAGGAGGCCGCCTCGCCCTCCACCGGCATCATGCTCGCGCTTGCCTTTCCGGATCGCGTCGCGCGCAACCGCGGCAATGGCAGCTTTGTTCTCGCCAATGGCCGCGGCGCCGCTGTCGAGCAAGCCTCGTCGCTGGCGCGCACGCCCTATATCGCGGTGGGCGAACTGACCGGCACCGCCGCGCAAGGACGCATCCTCCTTGCCGCGCCGATCGCGCAGGCCGATATCGAAACGCGCTTTGCCGACCAGATCGAAAATGCGGATGAGATCTCGTTCGATCGCAGCGCGATGGCGCTGCGCGCGCGCCGCAAGCGGACGCTGCATGCGATCACGCTGTCGGAAGCGCCGATGGCGCTATCGCCCTCGGCCGAGACTGCGCGCATTTTCGCCGCGGGATTGATCGCCGCCGGGCTCGACAAATTGCCGTGGTCGAAAGCGCTGAAGCAGTGGCGCGACCGCGTGATGTTTCTGCGCAAGGCGGGGGGCGAAAGCTGGCCCGACCTGTCGGATGCGGCGCTCGCGGCCGAGAGCGAGAACTGGCTGGTACCGGCGCTCTACGACAAGACCTCGCTGAGGGATTTTTCGCCTGGTGATCTCTCGGACGCGCTGATGGCTCTACTGCCGTGGGAGTTGCGCGCGCGGCTGGAGCGGGAAGCGCCGACGCATTTCGAGGCGCCGACCGGCACCATGCTGGCCATCGACTACGAGGCCGAGCAGGGCCCGACCATTGCCGTGCGCCTGCAGGAATTGTTCGGGCTCAACACCCATCCCTCGATCGCCAAGGGCGCTGTGCCGTTGGTGCTGGAATTGCTGTCCCCGGCGCAACGCCCGGTGCAGGTGACACGCGACCTTCCGGGCTTCTGGCGCGGCAGCTATGCCGCTGTACGCTCCGACCTGCGCGGCCGCTATCCCCGCCACCCCTGGCCGGAAGACCCGGCGAATGCGCCGCCGACGCGAAGGGTTAAGCCGCGGGGGACGTGA
- a CDS encoding TIGR02281 family clan AA aspartic protease, giving the protein MRNLMILAAVLVGLGTYMGQMASKMSAAPAPAPASAPPKKAPPQTVAQASGRTLDIPRDARGHFQTDGHIDGQRINFLVDTGASLVALNEKSAARFGLRPSLSDYNATVSTANGTIKAARARLAMIDLGGLVVRDVDALVLPDEALSENLLGMSFLSKLKRFNYANGRLVLEQ; this is encoded by the coding sequence ATGCGTAACCTGATGATCCTTGCCGCCGTTCTGGTTGGCCTCGGCACCTATATGGGGCAGATGGCGAGCAAGATGTCGGCGGCACCGGCGCCGGCACCCGCCAGCGCACCGCCGAAAAAGGCTCCGCCGCAAACGGTCGCGCAAGCCTCCGGCCGCACCCTCGACATTCCCCGCGATGCCCGCGGTCATTTCCAGACCGACGGCCACATCGACGGCCAGCGCATCAATTTCCTGGTCGATACCGGCGCCTCGCTGGTGGCGTTGAATGAGAAGTCCGCGGCCCGCTTCGGCCTGCGTCCTTCCCTCAGCGACTACAACGCGACTGTCTCCACCGCCAACGGCACCATCAAGGCCGCGCGCGCGCGGCTGGCGATGATCGACCTCGGCGGTCTGGTGGTGCGGGACGTCGACGCGCTGGTGCTGCCGGACGAAGCGCTGTCGGAAAACCTGCTCGGCATGTCGTTCCTGTCGAAGCTGAAACGCTTCAACTATGCCAACGGCAGGCTTGTGCTGGAACAGTAA
- a CDS encoding phosphomannomutase/phosphoglucomutase, giving the protein MFPKPKSALVPNTYAFESGPMVKATGFREYDARWLFEKEINLMGVQALGMGLGALIAELGVKREIVTGHDFRGYSASIKYALISGLMAAGCKVHDIGLAVTPMAYFAQFDLDVPCVAMVTASHNDNGWTGVKMGANRPLTFGPDEMTRLKEIVLNAEFKNQVGGSYQFHENFPARYIADLTSRPKLKRKLKVVAACGNGTAGAFAPQVLEAIGCEVIPLDTELDHTFPKYNPNPEDMEMLHAIRDAVLQHKADVGLGFDGDGDRCGVVDNTGEEIFADKVGVMLARDMSAIHKDAQFVVDVKSTGLFVTDPVLQKQGARTAYWKTGHSYMKRRTNEMGALAGFEKSGHFFFNKPFGRGYDDGLVSAIAICEMLDRAPDKSMADLKNAIPKTWSSPTMSPHCGDEVKYGVADAVVKHFEALQKKGDKVAGQKIRDLVTVNGVRVTVEDGSWGLVRASSNKPELVVVVESPVSEQRMRDMFEAMDSVLRTHPEVGEYNQKI; this is encoded by the coding sequence ATGTTTCCGAAGCCCAAATCCGCGCTGGTTCCGAATACCTATGCCTTCGAATCCGGGCCGATGGTGAAGGCAACCGGCTTTCGCGAATATGATGCGCGATGGCTGTTCGAGAAGGAAATCAACCTGATGGGCGTGCAGGCGCTGGGCATGGGGCTCGGCGCGCTGATTGCGGAACTTGGCGTCAAACGGGAAATCGTCACCGGCCATGATTTCCGCGGCTATTCGGCGTCGATCAAATACGCGCTGATTTCCGGTCTGATGGCGGCTGGCTGCAAGGTGCATGACATCGGGCTTGCGGTAACGCCGATGGCCTATTTCGCGCAGTTCGATCTCGACGTGCCTTGCGTCGCGATGGTGACGGCGTCGCATAACGACAATGGCTGGACCGGCGTCAAGATGGGCGCCAACCGCCCGCTCACTTTCGGTCCCGACGAGATGACGCGGCTGAAGGAAATCGTGCTCAACGCCGAGTTCAAGAACCAGGTCGGCGGCTCCTACCAATTCCACGAGAATTTCCCGGCGCGCTACATCGCCGATCTCACCAGTCGTCCCAAGCTGAAGCGCAAGCTCAAGGTTGTTGCCGCCTGCGGCAACGGCACCGCGGGCGCGTTTGCGCCGCAGGTGCTGGAGGCGATCGGTTGCGAGGTGATCCCGCTCGATACCGAGCTTGACCACACTTTCCCAAAATACAATCCGAATCCCGAAGACATGGAGATGCTGCACGCGATCCGCGACGCGGTGCTTCAGCACAAGGCCGATGTCGGCTTGGGCTTCGACGGCGATGGCGATCGCTGCGGTGTTGTCGACAATACCGGCGAGGAAATCTTCGCCGACAAGGTCGGCGTGATGCTGGCGCGCGACATGTCAGCGATCCACAAGGATGCGCAGTTCGTCGTCGACGTAAAATCGACCGGCCTGTTCGTGACGGACCCGGTGCTGCAAAAGCAGGGTGCAAGAACCGCCTACTGGAAGACCGGCCATTCCTACATGAAGCGCCGCACCAACGAGATGGGCGCGCTGGCAGGTTTCGAAAAGTCCGGCCACTTCTTCTTCAACAAGCCGTTCGGCCGCGGCTATGACGACGGTCTCGTCTCGGCGATCGCGATCTGCGAGATGCTCGATCGCGCGCCGGATAAGTCGATGGCCGACCTGAAGAACGCGATTCCCAAGACCTGGTCGTCGCCGACGATGTCGCCCCATTGCGGTGACGAGGTGAAGTACGGCGTGGCGGATGCCGTGGTGAAGCATTTTGAAGCGCTGCAGAAGAAGGGCGACAAGGTCGCCGGCCAGAAGATCCGCGATCTCGTCACCGTCAACGGCGTGCGCGTCACGGTCGAGGACGGAAGCTGGGGCCTGGTGCGGGCCTCATCCAACAAGCCGGAGCTTGTGGTAGTGGTCGAGAGCCCGGTCTCCGAACAGCGCATGCGCGACATGTTCGAGGCGATGGATTCCGTGCTGCGCACGCATCCCGAAGTCGGCGAGTATAATCAGAAGATCTAG
- a CDS encoding anthrone oxygenase family protein, with amino-acid sequence MVLLKISAVVVVAIAMALALAHALELPGKMRLQKEQYLAVQAIYYPGFTIGGAAEPVSVLLTALLAFLTPSGSLSFWLTLGACCALALMQVVYWAFIHPVNNFWVRDVNLQGAGAAFFRFGSSGSTRSGQADWTYLRDRWEYSHVARAALAVIALGLLVTALID; translated from the coding sequence ATGGTTCTCTTGAAGATATCCGCAGTTGTCGTCGTTGCGATCGCCATGGCGCTGGCGCTCGCTCATGCACTGGAATTACCCGGCAAAATGCGGTTGCAGAAGGAGCAATATCTGGCGGTCCAAGCGATCTATTATCCCGGCTTCACGATTGGCGGAGCAGCCGAGCCGGTAAGCGTGTTGTTGACGGCACTGCTCGCGTTTTTGACGCCGTCAGGGAGTCTGAGTTTCTGGCTGACGCTTGGCGCCTGCTGTGCGCTAGCCCTGATGCAGGTCGTCTATTGGGCATTCATCCACCCCGTGAATAATTTCTGGGTCAGGGATGTCAATCTGCAAGGCGCCGGCGCTGCCTTTTTCAGATTCGGTAGCAGCGGGTCGACGCGCTCAGGGCAAGCAGATTGGACCTATCTTCGCGACCGCTGGGAATACTCTCATGTCGCGCGCGCAGCTCTTGCCGTGATCGCGTTAGGCTTGCTCGTGACCGCCCTCATTGATTGA
- a CDS encoding Lrp/AsnC family transcriptional regulator → MTDLAIQLHEGNRRLDAIDRKILTVLQEDASLSVAEIGDRVGLSSTPCWKRIQRLEADGVILRRVALVDQNKIGLGISVFVSVESSDHSEAWLKAFASAVSAMPEVMEFYRMAGDVDYMLRVVVADMASYDVFYKKLISAVPLKNVTSRFAMEKIKSVTALPVPAA, encoded by the coding sequence ATGACCGACCTCGCCATTCAGCTCCACGAAGGCAACCGCCGCCTGGATGCCATCGACCGCAAGATCCTCACCGTATTGCAGGAGGACGCCTCCCTTTCCGTCGCCGAGATCGGCGACCGGGTCGGACTGTCGTCAACACCGTGCTGGAAGCGCATCCAGCGGCTGGAGGCCGACGGCGTGATTCTGCGGCGGGTAGCGCTGGTCGATCAGAACAAGATCGGCCTCGGCATTTCGGTGTTCGTCTCGGTCGAGAGCTCCGATCATTCGGAAGCATGGCTGAAGGCCTTCGCCAGCGCGGTCAGCGCCATGCCCGAGGTAATGGAATTCTACCGCATGGCCGGCGACGTCGATTACATGCTGCGCGTCGTGGTCGCCGACATGGCGAGCTACGACGTGTTCTACAAGAAGCTGATCAGCGCCGTGCCACTGAAGAACGTCACCTCGCGCTTTGCGATGGAGAAGATCAAGTCGGTGACCGCGCTGCCGGTGCCGGCGGCGTAG
- a CDS encoding sugar kinase, which yields MNFQDKAPKLPPRILCIGMPVRDLTFHTPGVPGRGSKENATAFDEICGGNALNGAIGIVRLGGRASICGPMGDAKETSSRFIFDQMAQEGIETKHLIHMPGLVTPISAVMIDPSGERTIVTFRDPKLWHVKLPDFDTLLDDCAAILTESRCAEFCTELCAEAVRRGIPVIVDVDRAMSLREGLLNASTHLVFSSEPLQETADVSDDAQALKKIAKLTPSFLAGTRGPRGTIWLDENGGIQETPAFPVHTVDTLGAGDVFHGAFALAITEKQELRQALRFASAAAALKCTRFGGAFAAPQRVEVEELLSHGQSAGVVRAGQ from the coding sequence ATGAACTTTCAAGACAAGGCGCCCAAACTCCCGCCGCGGATTCTCTGCATCGGCATGCCGGTGCGCGACCTGACCTTTCATACGCCGGGCGTTCCCGGGCGCGGCTCCAAGGAGAACGCCACCGCATTCGACGAAATCTGCGGCGGCAACGCGCTCAATGGCGCGATCGGTATCGTTCGGCTCGGTGGCCGCGCCTCGATCTGCGGGCCGATGGGCGACGCCAAGGAAACCTCGAGCCGCTTCATCTTCGATCAGATGGCTCAAGAGGGCATCGAGACGAAGCATCTCATCCACATGCCGGGGCTGGTGACACCGATCTCGGCGGTGATGATCGATCCGTCCGGCGAGCGCACCATCGTGACCTTCCGCGATCCGAAACTGTGGCATGTGAAGTTGCCCGACTTCGACACACTGCTGGACGATTGCGCCGCCATCCTCACCGAGAGCCGCTGCGCCGAATTCTGCACCGAGCTTTGCGCCGAGGCCGTCCGGCGCGGCATTCCCGTGATCGTCGACGTCGATCGCGCGATGTCGCTGCGCGAGGGCCTGCTGAACGCCTCCACGCATCTGGTGTTCTCCAGCGAGCCACTGCAGGAGACCGCCGACGTCTCCGACGACGCCCAGGCGCTTAAGAAAATCGCAAAGCTGACCCCGTCCTTCCTGGCCGGCACGCGCGGCCCCCGGGGCACGATCTGGCTCGACGAGAACGGCGGTATCCAGGAAACCCCGGCCTTCCCGGTACACACGGTAGATACCCTCGGCGCCGGGGACGTGTTCCACGGTGCATTTGCGCTGGCCATCACCGAGAAGCAGGAACTGCGGCAGGCGCTCCGGTTCGCCTCCGCCGCGGCAGCGCTGAAATGCACCCGCTTTGGTGGCGCCTTCGCAGCGCCCCAACGTGTTGAAGTTGAAGAGCTTTTGAGTCACGGCCAAAGCGCGGGCGTGGTCCGGGCCGGTCAATAG
- the nudC gene encoding NAD(+) diphosphatase, with product MSAFDRYPLGRPAFVTNILDRAAHLRTNDEKLFALENQRNAGAYVIYRDSLLVRQEAEGPRVLLGVEEAVKLGANPGTIFLGLRDGAPIFGMGISAAAVEKLIGRDDVAVTELRGMAMQGAAPLEQLSAIAMAKSMVTWHQRHGYCANCGTRTAMKEGGWKRECPSCKAEHFPRTDPVVIMLVTSGDKCLLGRQKQFMPGMWSCLAGFVEAAETIEDAVRREIFEESGIHCTDVSYYMTQPWPYPSSLMIGCSARALNEDIVVDRVELEDARWFSRDEVALMHRREHPDGLFAAHPFAIAHHLIGRWVHGGNETSA from the coding sequence ATGTCCGCATTCGACAGGTATCCGCTGGGAAGACCCGCATTCGTTACCAATATTCTGGATCGCGCGGCACATCTGCGCACCAATGACGAAAAACTGTTCGCGCTGGAGAACCAGCGCAACGCCGGCGCTTATGTGATCTACCGCGACTCGCTTCTGGTGAGACAGGAGGCCGAAGGGCCGCGCGTGCTGCTCGGCGTCGAAGAGGCCGTCAAGCTCGGCGCCAATCCCGGCACGATCTTTCTGGGCCTGCGCGACGGCGCGCCGATTTTCGGCATGGGCATTTCCGCCGCGGCCGTTGAAAAACTGATCGGACGCGACGACGTCGCCGTGACCGAGCTGCGCGGCATGGCGATGCAGGGCGCCGCCCCGCTGGAACAGCTATCCGCGATCGCCATGGCGAAATCGATGGTGACGTGGCATCAGCGCCATGGCTATTGCGCCAATTGCGGCACGCGCACCGCGATGAAGGAGGGCGGCTGGAAGCGCGAGTGTCCGAGCTGCAAGGCCGAGCATTTTCCGCGCACCGACCCGGTCGTGATCATGCTGGTGACGTCAGGGGACAAATGCCTGCTGGGCCGGCAGAAGCAGTTCATGCCCGGGATGTGGTCATGTCTGGCCGGCTTCGTCGAAGCGGCCGAGACCATCGAGGACGCGGTCCGCCGCGAGATTTTCGAGGAATCCGGCATCCACTGCACCGACGTCAGCTATTACATGACCCAGCCATGGCCCTATCCGTCCTCGCTGATGATCGGATGCTCCGCGCGCGCGCTCAACGAGGATATCGTGGTGGATCGCGTAGAACTCGAGGACGCGCGCTGGTTCAGCCGCGACGAGGTCGCATTGATGCACCGACGCGAACATCCTGATGGCTTATTTGCCGCACATCCGTTTGCGATAGCGCACCATCTGATCGGCCGCTGGGTGCATGGGGGAAACGAAACCAGCGCATAG
- a CDS encoding HIT domain-containing protein: MPSDASAWSLHSQLQKDTIDIGDLPLCKVLVIKDAHYPWLLLVPRREGAVEIIDLDEVAQAQLMTEIARVSRALKEITKCDKLNVAALGNLVPQLHVHIIARRTSDAAWPRPVWGVMPPLAHDAEEVQNFINALRRKIWLG, translated from the coding sequence ATGCCCTCTGACGCCTCCGCCTGGTCGCTGCACTCCCAGCTCCAAAAGGACACGATCGATATTGGCGACCTGCCGCTGTGCAAGGTGCTAGTCATCAAGGATGCGCATTACCCCTGGCTGCTGCTGGTGCCGCGCCGCGAGGGTGCGGTGGAAATCATCGACCTCGACGAGGTGGCGCAGGCGCAGTTGATGACCGAAATCGCCCGGGTCTCGCGGGCGCTGAAAGAGATCACCAAATGCGACAAGCTCAATGTCGCGGCGCTCGGCAATCTGGTGCCGCAGTTGCATGTCCACATTATCGCTCGCCGTACCAGCGACGCGGCCTGGCCGCGCCCGGTCTGGGGCGTGATGCCGCCGCTGGCGCATGACGCCGAGGAAGTCCAGAATTTCATCAACGCGCTTCGCCGCAAGATCTGGTTGGGTTGA